A window of Nicotiana sylvestris chromosome 8, ASM39365v2, whole genome shotgun sequence genomic DNA:
tgagcactccaaaagctctttatctcttttaaactggcttgaagaagccttggcagttgctagttcagaagtcaaaccacgcttttgctgctccaggagatttctactttcttgcaactcctctatggtcccctgagcattctcaaactgttctttccaattagctgcttcaagctgggctcccctggcTATTTCCTCGGCCTCATGGATAGATTTTTCAGACTCACGGGTTtttctttccagaagggaaattcttcccatcaattctgtaccaatgaggttagcctacggagacaactcatagaaatgaggATTTGTAGATTAAAaacaaaaaacttgttggtaaaggaaaaataccttcaaagtagaatgaactatgtcattcatcagagtcaggCAACTGTGGCTCTCcattttcttcttctcaatatctacgattagaggctcgagccaaacatcagctctaccagtctttctcaaaaggctatggttggtaggaacttcaagagtaacacttctcatagccatGGTTCCACTACTAGAACCCGCCTCTGTATGCTGAACAAAGGGAGAAGGAGAAATGGAAGGAGGAGTAGTAGAAAAGGTAAACACAGCAGCAGGAGTCATAGGAATCAAAGTaggaatggaaggagaagatgtagaaaccaacacaGGAGCGGAAGTAGGTGCAGTTGAAACTAGCAAAGGAACGGAAGCCCTCAAAGCTGGTAAAGAAATACTGTCGGTTGGTaaaggaatggaggaaataggaacgaatgaggagagaggagcttcatcaaaaacagggccgagctcgccactctcAAAACCACTATCAAAAAGACGCTGAGTTAATTCATTAGTATCTCTTGGCACGGtgtcctcgtcagaatgaatcaaaacaggctcggtggatGAGGTTTGAGCAGGGGTATCTTCAATTTCATCACTATTAATGAACTCGTCTCCTAACTCTTGGCCTGGCAATTAAAGAggtatcttcctcttcctcattctcAGAACTTTCTCCTATAGCTTTCCTTTTGGGAAGCGAAGCTCGAGCCTTGTTCAAATCAAGTGCAGCATTAGCAGACATGTGAATGGTCATAGCTACTTCAGCTGCCATTCCTCTAACACCAAATCCTGGTTAAAAGAAGGATACATAATCAACATTGAGAAAAAggtgcttaacatgtaaaaagaaaaaaacgtGTAAAAAGGGACATACCATGTGTTTTCACCTTCCAGCCGTGtaaagaagaaattgatttccaagttctttgatCCTTAGGAGCAATCTTTaaaattgaatctacccaaccacggaagtcaGGAAtaagttccacatctcccatggttgctacaaaaaaccaaaaaGAGATGAAGTTAGAAAAAGAATCAGAATTCTCAAAAATAGGtgcggtaaataaaaggaaacttacatgcaaaattccacttctcagggaagggaatatttgtttcaccaAGCAAGTCCACCGTACGTACAACAACGTAACGGGTATACCATCCACGAtttttgtcatcttcagggcttaccaaaacctttttgcttcttgcagttaaggtaaaaaccccatggtGCATTAAATTGGGATGGTATAAATGAATAAGGTGAGAAAGGGTGAAGTTGACATTGGCTTTGGCAGATAAGTATCTTAGACAAACCACTGCTCTCCACACTAGGGGACCGACTTGGGCCAAACAGATTTTAAAGAAATGGTAAAAGTCAATAATGACTGGGTCAACCGGAGGATTAAAACCCAAAGTAAATGGGTAAGTATAAACAGAAGAGTAACCACTTCTAAAGgaagaaattctttgatttgggaaaggaattgacattcgaagaCTATTGCTCCAGTTACAATCCCTTCTGATGGTAGGAATTGTAAGCTCGGTCACTAATGAAGGATAAGTGTCAGCTTTTTCTAAATTTACAATTTGCTTTTGAAGAGACGTTCTATCACTCCCAAAAGACAAATCACTGGGAACAATTTCATCGACTAAAGGTTCTTGAGAAAAATCAAggatttctttacctttagaagaagGGGTCTTCGGAATAGAACTCCCGAtactagaagaagaagaagcaggaccAGATAAACCACCACGAGCGGACCCTAGGCCCAAGctccgaagcctacctcctctgcctctcctatgtcttacgggggcattagggaagtgatcgagaattggaacttttctagggttagggtttggagatgacattgttgaagaaggatgtactAAAGGGGAGAGAAAATACAAGTAAGTAAGAAATCGcttgttgaagatctatgagGAAGAAGGTAAACGAAAGAGGGTTAAAAATGCTTATAATGACAaccgtcaaacttagaagtgcaatgaaggaaagcctataataaaggcaactatcattTCGTGAATAGtgtgaatgaagaagtctcgaaaaaaGGGTGTAGAATTGCAGAACCAATCAGAAGGTGACACGTATGTAAGGCATTAAATGGaagggacaattgaagcgtcagtatttgtcataatattaattacggcaaaaatttcctttttatgaagatccacttcccaattatttacttgataaataaatggaaagtggggagactatctgtattgggaaaaaactgaatttacattgtaggtgacgtggcatgacacgtggactggtcaaacggtcaaaacacaataaatagccaagaggcacgggcaacaacagataagggaaaaagaaagcaacataggtgtggaccgttactaaaataggtacgagtctcgtacctatccaagtcatttaaagaccgaagatcggaagaagttgaagatacgaatctgatgacgtaaaagagtctaaatacatcattaaatatcaaatacgttagaatatttgaattaaaaataaatgattgtgtaacgtttcttttaatgtcatttattgttcataattgcctcattaagacaaagacattacatcttctcctagaattaactataaaaggagaaactcaccatctgtaaggataTGAAATACTATTgggatcttactgaaatacaaaactatttactgctttaccatcattctcaaaaacattttattttcgtctcctgattatcagtaacccgaatttcttttttagctttgaccaaagactcagatttttggttaaacaagaaTATTACAGTATAATTAATCCcggaattatattatttttttatcccCGTAAAAAAGTGAAATAACTAATCCCAAAATAATTAATCTTAGAATAAGTTTTTTCCAACCAAACGAACCCTACAATTCATAGACAGTAACCAAAGAATGCTGTGATGAAATATGACTAGATATATATGCATATTGAGGAGACACAAACAGAATGCAGTAAAACAGATAGTacaaaagaaggaaaaacaaaccaaaaaataaaataaaaaagtactCTAATCTGATGAAAATAAGGCATCTTTGTAGGAGGAAGCATTTCTACTACTGGAGAGACTCCATTGATCGGAAAAGCCGACGGAGCTGGCAGAAGAAGAGGTTCCACTTTTACCACATTTGGCTACAGTTCTCACACTCTCAATCAACTCTTGAGTGGCAGTTTCTTGTGACAAAATCTCCAATAATTGTTTAGGACTTATCACCAATTTCACTTTCCAAAAACCACCACCACTGCTCCTCTTCTTTCTCTGACTGTGACTGCTGCGGCTATTGCTATTGCTATTGCTATATCGATACAATGCTTCTGTATAAGATCTTTTTAATAATCCTTGGCTATCAAATGACATTCTATAAGGAGCAACTACTAGGTTTTGGATTTGAGGAGGAAGTGGCACGCTGTTTGACCTAACATGTCCTATTTCTATTTTAGCCATAACATTATCAATATTCTCAGTAATAATATTGCTGCTACTATACTGTTCTTTGTTGAGCGGCAGAAGATAATAAGATTGTCCTGCTAGTAATACTTCTTGTGCTGGTAATGGCTTCCAAAACAAATCATGGCTTCTAAAAATGCCATGTCCTTGAAATTCTTCAGTGATTGACTCTACTGTAATCGGAGCTAAGAATTCCATGATACCACCTGTTGATGTTATTACTTTGACTATATCTTCATTTCCATCTCCAACTCCTCCAAACAAACAATTCCCCATATATATTTTCTTGGTGGAATGTTTAGTTCTAGCTAGTAATAAAAAGGGGGGAATTAAAGGGGTGAGGGTGGAATATATATGGGGACCTTTGATGGTTTTGTGTCGTCGGTGGAATTCTTCTTTTTGAGCTTTTCTTGATCCCAGCGCAGCAGCTAGCAGatataataaaaaagaaaaaagaagaaaagcacatAAAGAAGATCATGAAGAAAGAAAACCTACTACTATGATTTATGACCAATATATTACTCTCTTTGTATAGCATGGGGTTTAAGGTGAGTCttgacgtaactggtaaagtttcCGCCATGTGATCAGGAAATtacgggttcaagccgtggaacaGTCTCTTACATAAATGCAGAGTAAGATtgcgtacgatagacccttgtggtccgtcCCTTCACTGGACCCCGCGCATAGAGGAAGCTTAGTGCACGagctgcttttttttttttatataaaatggTGTTTAACTTAAAGACAATAAAATAAAGAAGGTGTTTGTGTATAAAAAGTGTGTTTGGTTTAAGAGATTAATGGGGCCCCAGAATGCATTATCTCCATGATTTCAGAGAAAATGCAGTCAAATATAAACAGCTAAGCTATAGTATTCTCCGTTTGCTGGAGAGTTGCCTTTCACTTTTTCTCTTTAGTGAAGGGAAACAAAAATGGGACAAGCTCTTTTGTCTAATTTATTAAAGTGAAAGTGGGAATGCAGTATTCCCACCAAAGGAAACGCATTTTCCCGCATTTCCGCGCGCACCATCTATTCCAAAAACTGTCTAAGCACTTTTTATTTATTAATCACTGCAAATTATGTAGCTATATATACCATATTTTTTTGGGGATATTTGGACTAATAGCttgtttgaccaagcttctaaaatcaacttattttgagaagtgtttttctcaaaagtacttttcaaaaaagtatttttggtgagaaacagtttATGTTTGGATAATTAAttagaaaaacacttttgagtaataattagtgtttgaccaagcttttgaaaactgcAGTGCTTCTTAGAAAAATGCTTTTGGAGAGAatctacttttttctgcttctaaaaaactgcttctgcttctccccAAAATCACTTTAATTTTtgaccaaaagcacttttggcctaAAATAAATCTTAGGCCAAATAGGCTATAAGCCATTAACTTCAATTATGTGAACTTCAGAAAAAATTATCTGTACTAAAtcttaaattaaaagaaaaagaaatttttggTGGATTAACGACCACAAAGTATTCTAACTATATTAATTCTTCTAAAGTTATCTTTGGAACAACGATGaagttgtctccgtgtgacaTATAGGTTACGTGTTCAAGCCGTGAAAGCCGTTACTAATACTTGTATTAAGGCagactgtctacatcacaccTCTTGGGATACGGTCCTTTTCTGGGCCCTATGTAAACACGGGATGTCTTGTGCACCGGACTGCCCTAACTTTACGTACAAAATTTGTTGGAATATGCTTATTTAAGCATGCTATTATGAATGAAGTGTGAATGTTTTGGAGAATTCACATAGTTGTTTCTTCAACCGGGATTAAAATATAGTTCGCAAAGGTGAATTGAAGTAGAAGTCGGCTGAAGAGAAGAATAAAAAGAAATCAGTAGGGAAATGCAAAGGCCTTTCCGACGTTTCCCCGTTTCTTATTGGATCTTGATGGGCCCATTTGGGCAACTTTGCATTTAGCCCATAAATATATAGATATCAAGCCCACAAtatttgggagaaattcaaaaatagccagatttacaactggtcgttcaaaaatagcctagtttcaaaagtaatcgaaatttagccatttttcatgtaaagataaatctgagcgaaaatactgttTAAAACCCGGAAAtgacgccagtatattatactggagttccagcataagtatgcttgaactccaacataagtatgcttgaactccaacatattatactggagttccaagataagtatgctggaactccaacataatatgatggagtttcagcataatatactcaagttccaacaagtataattgtccagtataatatactggaaattggagcaccggtgctccagtctccagtatattatactggagtcagcaaagcatactggtccagcataatatgctggagttcatacacaggtgcaccgaactccagtatattatgttggaccgatttctgttgcagcaaaatagtggctatttttcattgacttcgtaaacactggctatttttgaatgaccagtccgaaaattggctataccgtgctatttttaccaatATTTCGCCAACTTCTTGTTGAGAAATTCAAATTCCATATGGGCCAACGTATAGTAGAATTTCCGGGAGAaattcaaaaggaattttttcattcctatacactatttgaaactttattacctTTAATGTTCATATTTAGCTAATTATCCGGCATAAACAaattttgtttacaaaaaatatatgatCTACCTTGAAAGGTTCCCAAATCCATTATTTGTGCCTTCAAtcaagggatttagttacacccttttcctttttttcctcctctctccccctcttctttcaaaacAAATGCAATTTAGATATTTTTTCCTACTTATATTCTATATTTTTTTCCCTACTATTTCAATTGTAATCAAAATTTAAAATCTGGAAAGGGGCAAATAAATGAGCTTAGCTAGTAAGTCACGTTACCTCACAAATTTGGAAGCTTCCTTCAACCAAACCAAATActgtaaaaaaaaatcaaaaagaaggcTAAAATATGGTATTCCATATTTATAAATCAGATCTTGTTATTGAAGGAACCAAGAGAAAGATGAAAAAAGCATACAGAGAAAATGTAAAAGTTCAGGCACAAACCTCCATCAGGTTTTGTGTGCATTAAATTGTAACTCAAAGTAATTTTTTTGTTAGGTTTGAATTTATAAAATCAGTTTTATCTGTCTCTAACTCTCTGTCTGCATAATTTATTCAATTGTCAATTTGTTAACATATTATGAATTCGTTTATAAGCACACAATTTATTCATGGAATTTTTTTGTACACtatccagttaaatacaactaaactatacaacttaaatacaaatttgatacaaaatttaaaacaatatgtcttttatatattttgtatctgatttatacatagtaaaaataaatttcatacaactaattatatattatacaatttatctacaactttcacacattatttctacccaattaaatacaactacaaaaacatacaatttaaatacaaattttatacaatatatctTTTGTATACTTTGTacctgatttatacatagtaaaaatgaATTTTATATAACTacttatatattatacaacttatctataactttcacacattatttctatcaagttaaatataactacaataacatacaacttaaatacaaattttatataaaatttatacagtatgtcttttgtatattttgtatatgatttatacataaaaaataaatttcatacaactaattatatattacaAAATTTATCTACGcttatctacaacttatctacaattttcttacattatttttacaatttttctacaattttgtAAATATAGTGCATAtcacgtcttcttcttcttcttattcgactttcaatatgaaattcagcaaaaatcaagtctaatcttcaccaaaacactctcaaaattgagatataaactccaaactatattcccaattgtttgcaacaacacccaatccaaacaattaatgatttttgaaaacccaaattcgaattcaaagattCAAAGTTTTTTTAATGGTTatatggtggaattgctgctctcttttcctttgctttacattactggaattagggattgagagatagagagagacgtagagataATTCTCAATTGTTTTGCAATAATACCCAATTCAAACAagcaatattttttgaaaacctaaattcgaattcaaagcttcaaatctttTTAATAGCTATCAATGGTGGAACATCTGATCCTTTAAATTTGTTAGGGCTATTCTTTGAAGCTATGTTCTTCTTCATTAAAAATCGTTTAAGCTAGCTTTGCAAAAGTTGTTAATGGAggtatgaactttgaagaagagtaCAAATTTTGACTAATTTTTGAAGAAAGTACTTGCAAAATAGGTTAACAGTTTTTGGCTGGTTTTAGAAGAGAAAATTGTGGGTGATTGAAGAGGAAAACGTGGGGTGTGGTTTGATACGTGGGTGAGGGGGtgggatttggagagagaaacgtgggggagtgggaatatacggtagagttaaattaggagactaATTAATATCACTAAATCtcctaaaatgtacataaatggtaattaggtatataaaagatagttatattaaaagttgagtagggagggtaatatagattcatatatggtataggaatgtaaaaatctcattcatagccagatttataagtggtcactcaaaaatagccacagtttcaaaagtaatcgaaatttagccactttttatgtaaagataaatctaaacgaaaatactgttcaaaatccgaaaaatattccactagagttccaacataagtatactggaactccagtatactggagttccagtataatataccggtccaacataatatactggtgtctccagtatattatactggaactttccgcgtgttggagttccagcataatatgctggaagttcatacacaggtgcaccgttctctagtatattatgctggaactttccgtattgcagcaaaatagtggctattttttaataactttgcaaatgctgattatttttaaatgaccagtccgaaaactggctagcccgtgctatttttactagaATTTCCTCGTACTTAACTTATCACATCCAAAAGGAGGAGGTTTCCCTCGGAAATTAGTATTATGCTATTTAGTAGCAATATTAGCAATTTACACAATTTCCGTATTGATTTGATTTATTCCGTAATTATTGGATTTAAGCCGCTGATTTTAGAGTACAGTGAAAAAGTCCTTAGGCTAACTTCTAGAAATTCAATCTATACCTAAATTGTACATTCCCGGCTTGGTGTTCTTGAGTTGCATTAATTCCAGTGATCTAAAGATAACAGCGTTCTAATTTTCAAAAGAGCATCTTCTATCATTTCAATCTTATATTTTAATTGGCCCCTAGAGCTGTAAAATCATCATCTGCAACTGATTAATGATTCACTAATTATTGCAAAAAAAGAAAGGACTTTTCTCTAAAGCTGCTTTATTTATAAAATTAGGTGCAATTAAGATGTGTCCACACAGCAGTTTATGCCAATCAATTGTCTTTAGCACCATAACGCAATTGTATTTTTCGTTTTCTATTTTGAGTTGGGAACTGAAGAGTTCTCAATCTTTTTAGTTAGTCAATTTAAAGTCATAAAAATTCACTTCCTTAGTTCCCCTTTCGTTATTTTTGATCAATTATGGATGGGACTTCTGAAAGAATTTGACTATTAAAGATTTTTCATAAATTCTAGTATAGCCCTTGTGAGACATTATACTAAGTTTTATAACAAGATCAAGCCTGTGCCAGTAATGTAACTCTAATTTGGACTAGAGTTACGGGCAGTTGTTGAGTCCGTTACGTTATTCAAATTATTGATGAGATTTTTCTTTCTCcataggaaaagaaaaaagaagaagaagataatccagcacttcaaaaaaagaaaagaaaagaaagaaaagaaagaaaagaaaggggtATAAACCAAGACAGGATTTAAAGAAAAAACAGAACTTTTCATAAAGAGAAGAAATTAAATCATCTTAAATTATGGCGTATAGCAGTGGCGAAGCAAGAAAATTCAATAAGGGTGTTCAAATTTTGAACACGCTTTGCCGATGAGCTATATAAGGGTGTTCAAAATCTGTttttaatcaataacaagtaaTATTTTACCTTATATGTAGTATAATTTTTCAGCgaagggtggtcagttgaccacTCTTCAATCAAAGTAGCTTCGTCCCTGGCGTATAGAGATTGTTCGTGCGTCCAAACAGAAGTGGATCCACAGTTTAAAATTTATGGATTTCTACGGCAATCTCAAGTTAATACTTCAATAATAACTAGGTTTACAGTATAAACCCGTCATGCGTCCAAATAGAACTGAATCCACAGTTTAAAATTTATGAATTTTTACGGCAATTTCAAGTTAATACTTCAATAATAATTAGGTTTACAGTATAAACCTGTCATGCGTCCAAAGTATACGAGAAACATTTTAAAAGCAGGTATATTGTTGTTTGGCCTGTAggttaagaaaaatgaaaatatgtcGCCAATAGTGGAAGTAGTTGTTAAGTAGAAGTTGGTTGGCTTCGTGATATTGTGTTGCTTGTCATGCAAACCTCAgagtataaataaataaataaataaataaataaataaataaataaataaaaagaaactaATGTTTCCTCATGGGCATCTCATTCTGTGTATGAGTATTATATTGGTGTCGTCATAACACGTAATATGAGAAAACTTTAATTTACGAATTACGGACGTCATCAAGTTGTAAGTTCTTGTTAAAATTACTATTAATCCAATTAGCATGGGGTGAATAGTAAAAACTACTAAAATGCATAGAAGTCCAACAAACAACTAACCAACTACAACTACCAGTACTATTCGTCCAGTAGTTATCGATTAATATGAATAAAAACAGGTAAGTAATAAAAGAAGGAATAGAAGTGGTTGCGTCGTCAATTTAAGGGCTCCAAATGAGAATGATTAAAGAAAGAAATTTGAGGAATAATGAGCATCATTAGGATTAAGACTGAGTGTCCTCCTAACGGAATTTTATGTTAGTGCTGTTATTATCTTCTGTTTAGACATTGGTTGTGTTGCTCCTTATTCAATGATCCATCCACTTACATATTTATGAATGATGTTGAGGACTAACACTCTACTTTATAATCATCAACTCTATCTCCTACTTTTATTTGTCATTCCCCTGCCAAAAAATTATGTTGTGACATTTCGTATTCATTTTATTAGTTTTGTTGAGTCTTAAATTAGAAAAAGTCTTGCGTTCAATTCTACTTTATCACAATTTTTAACCATAAAGGCCCTCTCaaatatttacaaaaaaaaacGTGCTAGTTGAGGTTCAAACCTTTGACCTCTTAGAGCAAAACTAAGCATATAATTAACCAACACACCATGAGTCAATTTATGTCAAGTGGTGTCTTTTTTTTCCTATTTATCTGTTTTCTCACattattaatacatatatttagtGAATTTTTCTGATGAAGCGCTGTCGTGTGACACCACTTCGTTAAAGGTGCATCCGCCCTTGGgtgtgtttatatatatatatatatatatatatatatatatatatatatatatatatacactttcaAATATAGGAGTTATTAAGAAAATCTTGATGGGGTATATGTTGTGAGAAAACTAAATTAGAGAGTCAAAGCACAGGAGAAAGATGAGGTAAAACATCAACTCAAACGACAACAACCTCAAAACCAGCATTTGCCCACATACTTAaatatgtatttatacatattctTACAGTAATTATATACATATGAACATGTTAATACTTAATTCACCTCTTAATAATAAATAGTAAGGTCTATTTTTATCTAGAGGGTTAACATGAGAACTAGAGGTGGTACATTCAAACTTCTTTATAACCGTATCGCTATATAACAATCATTC
This region includes:
- the LOC104240242 gene encoding uncharacterized protein, coding for MGNCLFGGVGDGNEDIVKVITSTGGIMEFLAPITVESITEEFQGHGIFRSHDLFWKPLPAQEVLLAGQSYYLLPLNKEQYSSSNIITENIDNVMAKIEIGHVRSNSVPLPPQIQNLVVAPYRMSFDSQGLLKRSYTEALYRYSNSNSNSRSSHSQRKKRSSGGGFWKVKLVISPKQLLEILSQETATQELIESVRTVAKCGKSGTSSSASSVGFSDQWSLSSSRNASSYKDALFSSD